Part of the Streptomyces sp. NBC_00457 genome, AGGCCGGTGAGCGGGATGGCGTGGCCGAAGGCGGTGGTCGTGCCCACCGGTCCGGCGACGTCGACGACTTCGGGGAGGCGTTCGCCGGACAGCCCGTAGAGGTCAAGGGCTCGGGGTGACCAGGACGTGCGGTCGAGGTCGAGCAGTTGGGTGCGGCCCGCGGTGGCCGCGTCGGTGACGTACGCGCCGGTGAGCCGGTGCACCAGCCAGGCGTCGGAGGTGGTGACGACTCCGTCGGCGGTCAGGTGCCGTCGTATCCACGCCATTTTGGGCGCGGCGAAGTACGGGTCGAGCGGCAGCCCGGTCAGCTCCCGCAACTCCTCGGCGTGATCGGTGAGTTCGGCGCACACGCTCTCGGCGCGGCGGTCCTGCCAGACCAGCGCGTCGGTCAGCGGGCGGCCGGTGTCCGGGTCCCAGGCGAGGACGGTCTCGCCCTGGTTGGCGAGGCCCACCGCGGTGACCGGCTCCCGTGCCTCGGCCAGGGCCCGGTCCGCGGCCTCGACGACGGAGGCGTACAGCTCGCCGGGGTCGACCTCGACAAGACCGCCGGGCAGATGACGGGGCCGTACGGCGGCGAAGCCGGTGCCGAGGACGCCGCGTTCGGGGCAGATCACCAGGGCCTTGGTGCCGGAGGTGCCCTGGTCGACGGCGAGGACCGGACCTGTCATCGCACCTCTCCCGTCGAAGCCGATCGAAGCCCGGCGAATCCCATCGAAGCCCTGGGCGATCACCGTGCGCCAGCCTGCCGCCGCTCCGCACGGCCCGTCAAGCAGGCAAAGGGAGACGCGCGACCAACCGGCCATCCCCGCAAAGGAGTTCGAAAGGATCAGCAAACCGACAGCGATGCGGAAGCACCGCCTCTATAGTGACGCCGACCGCGCGACTCCTCAACTGCCGCCCGGAGGAAGGCTGTTGTTACTCCCCCCTGCCCTCCCGACCTGCCCTCTTCCGGGGGCGGGCGACTGATGGCCAGAGAAGGAGCACGCCCCGCCTACGATCCCGCCGGCCATGACTCCGCGCTGCGCGCCGCCCTCCAGGAGCTGCGCACCGGCCGCTGGATGGCGATGCGCGGTCTTCTGCTGGAGACCGGGGAGTGGTGGCAGTGGACGCAGCGCACCCAGATCCTCGCGGCCGCCGCGGCCGGCACCGACGTGGTGCGGACCTGGCTGTCCGAGGAGCCGCACAGCATCCCGGCCGCCGTGATGCACGCTCGGGTCACCGTGGAACGCGCCCTGCGAGCCCACCGCGAGGAACACCGCCGTACGCACGAACTGTGGAAGGAGGCCTGGCAGGCGTGCGAGACGGCGACGCACACCGCACCGCACGACCCGGTCCCCTGGGTGTGCCTGCTGGCGCTGGCCCAGCTGGACCGGGACCGGCGCTGGTCCGAGCACCGCTGCGGACCACCCGAGCCGATGCTGCCGCCGGGCCCGTGGGGGCTGCTGGCGGAGGCCGACAAGCGTGACCCGTACAACCGCGAGGCCCACCACCGGATGCTGCAGTTCCTCTACGGGCGCGGCGCGGGCGGGCGGCTGGCGGAGGCGTCCGGGTATGCGCACTGGGCCGCGGACTCGGCGCCCCCGGGCTCCGCGCTGCACGTCCTGCCGCTGTATGTGCGGGTGGAGCGCTACCGCCGCTCGGGCGGGCGGGACGCCGCGCTCGATCTGCACTGGGTGGCGGAGGACGCCACCCGCGAGGCACGACAGGCGTTCCGCTCCTGGTTCGAACTCAGCCGTCCTGCCGAGCGCTCCCTGCTGGACCTGAACCACCTCGCCCACGCCCTGTGGGGCGCGCTCCGGTTCCCGGACGCCGCCCGGGTGTTTGACGCGCTGGGCCCGTACTGGACGCCCGTCCCCTGGGCCTACCGCACCTCCGACGCGGGCGACCGCAGCCAGGCGGTGGACGTCTTCCTCCAGGCGCGCGCCCGCACCCGGTCGGCCGCGGACGATTTACACCCACACCCCTGACCCCGTCCTCTCCCGGAGGTTTGGTTCCGCATGTCCCCCACCCCCGCTCCGTCCGGCGTCCCGCCCCACGACGAGGAACAGCGCCTGCGTGAACTCGGCTACCGCCCCGTGCTCGCCCGCCGCATGGGCGGCTTCGGCAACTTCGCCATCAGTTTCTCCGTGATCTCGATCCTGTCCGGCTGCATGACCCTGTACGGCTTCGGCATGGGCGCCGGCGGGCCCGCCGTGATGCTGTGGGGCTGGGCCGGCGTCGGCCTGTTCGTGCTGTGCGTCGGACTCGCCCTGGCGGAAGTCACCAGCGCCTACCCGACCTCGGGCGCCCTGTACTACATGGCCGACCGGCTCGGCGGCCGGCGCTGGGGCTGGTACACGGGCTGGCTGAATCTGCTCGGTCTGCTGGGCGCGATCGCCGGTATCGACTACGGGGCCGCCCTGTTCACCGGCGCCTTCATGAACCTCCAGTGGGGCTTCGAGCCGACGCCGGAGAAGACGTTCCTGATCTTCATGGTGATCCTGCTGCTGCACGCCACCCTGAACCTGTTCGGCGTCCGGCTGGTCAGCGTCCTCAACTCCATCAGCGTGTGGTGGCACCTCGCCGGTGTCGCGGTCATCGTCGGGGCGCTGGCCATCGTCCCCGACCACCACCAGTCGCCGTCCTTCGTCTTCACCGAGTTCGTCAACGACACCGGCTGGTCCAACCCCGTCTACGTCGCCGCGATCGGCCTGCTGCTCGCGCAGTACACCTTCTCCGGCTACGACGCCTCCGCTCACCTCTCCGAGGAGACCTCCAACGCCTCGGTGTCGGCGGCCCGCGGCATCGTGCGCGCCATCTGGGTCTCCTGGATCGCGGGCTTCGTGCTGCTCGCCGGCCTCACCTTCGCCATCCAGGACTACGACGCCACACGCGCCAGCGAGACCGGGGTGCCGCCCGCGCAGATCCTGCTCGACGGCCTCGGCACCGACGGCGCAAGCGCCCTGCTGCTCGTGGTGATCGTCGCCCAGCTGTTCTGCGGCAACGCCGAAGTGGCCGCGGCCAGCCGCATGGTGTTCGCGTTCAGCCGGGACCGCGCGCTGCCGGGCTCCCACCTGTGGCGCAAGGTCAGCAGCCGCACCCAGACCCCGGTCGCCGCCGTCTGGCTGTCGGTGGCGGTCGCCTGCGTCCTCGCCCTGCCGTCCCTGTACTCGGCGACGGCGTACGGCGCGGTCACCGCCATCAACGTCATCGGCATCACGCCCGCATACGTCATCCCCGTGTTCCTGCGGCTTCGGGCGGGCGACCGCTTCCAGCCCGGGCCCTGGAACCTGGGCCGGTGGAGCAGGCCGATCGGCTGGACCGCGGTGGCGTGGGTGGCCTGTGTGACGGTGCTGTTCTGCCTGCCCCAGTCGTCTCCGGTGACGGTCGACACAATGAACTACGCCTCCGTCGCCCTCGCTGTCGTACTCGTCCTCGCCACGGTGTGGTGGTTCGTCGCCCGGCGTTCGTACGGAACGCCCACCACAGCGGCGTACGGCGACGACCGGGAGCAGGCCGAACTGGCCGAGGGAATCGTCTGAGCTGCGCGATCCGGGCATCGGTCCCGGTACGAACTCCTGTGCCCGATACGGCAGGATGAGCCCTCGCGCCGGACATCGAAGGACCTGTCCGGCGCGAGGCGCACATCACGGAAGCGAGCAGGTGACCAGGTGACGAGACTTCACATCCGGCTGTCGGCGAGGAATGTCCCCGCGGATCTTCTCACCGGAGGTGACCGGTGAACCGCGAACTCACCATGCACGACCTGGTCATCGCCGGTATCGCGATGGCCGCGGGCCTGCTGGCGGCGTTCCTGCTGCGGATGCTGCTGCGCTGGCTGGGCAAGCACGCGGACCGCACCCGCTGGACCGGCGACGAGGTCATCGTCGCCGCGCTGCGGACGGTGATCCCGTGGACCGCGATAGTGGGCGGCGCGGCGGCCGCGGCGGCGGCGCTGCCGCTCACCAGGACGGTTCATCGCAACGTCAACCAGGGCCTGACCGTCCTGCTGATCCTCGTCGTGACGATCTCGGCGGCCCGGATGGTCGCCGGACTGATCCGCACGGTCACCCAGGCCCGCTCCGGGGTCGCCGGGTCGGCCACGATCTTCGTCAACATCACCCGGGTCGTGGTCCTGGCGATCGGCTGCCTGGTGGTGCTGCAGACGCTGGGCATCTCCATAGCCCCGCTGCTCACCGCCCTCGGTGTGGGTGGTCTCGCGGTCGCCCTGGCGCTGCAGGACACGCTCGCCAACCTCTTCGCGGGCATCCACATCCTCGCCTCGAAGACCGTCCAGCCCGGTGACTACATCCGGCTGAGCAGCGGCGAGGAGGGCTATGTCACCGACATCAACTGGCGGCAGACCACCGTCCGCAACCTCTCCAACAACCTGGTCATCATCCCCAACGGCCAGTTGGCGGGAACGAACATGACCAACTACAACCGCCCCGAGCAGGACCTCACCATCCTGCTCCAGGCGGGCGTCGCCTACGACAGCGACCTGGAGCACGTGGAGCGGGTCACCATGGAGGTGATCGCCGAGGTGATGACCGAGATCACCGGCGCCATGCCGGACCATGAGCCTGCGGTGCGCTTCCACACCTTCGGCGATTCGCGCATCGGGTTCACGATCATCCTGGGCGTCGGCGAGTTCAGCGACCAGTTCCGGATCAAGCACGAGTTCATCAAGCGCCTGCACAAGCGCTACCACGAGGAGGGCATCCGCATCCCCTCCCCGACCCGCACGGTGGCCCTGCAGCAGGGCGCGGTGTCGATTCCGCAGCCGCGCGGCGCGGAGATCGTGGTCGAGCCGGGCGCGATCCCCGCCGCCCGGCTCGACTGATCCCTTACCTCTACCTCGACCGATCCCTTACAGGGTGGCCGAGTTGTCGTGGTGCCCGTCCGTCCGGTTCTCCGGCCGCCGCAGCGACGTACTCGGCGGCGTCACCGTCCAGTCGGGGTGTCCGGGCATCCGCGGGGTCTTCGTGCCGTAGAGCCAGTCCCGCAGGAAGCCGGACAGGTCGCGGCCGGAGACCTCCGAGGCGACGGCGATGTAGTGGTCCGTGGACGCCGAGGAGTTGCGGAAGCGGTCCAGGAAGGCGCGCTCCACGGCGTTGAACACCGTCTCGCCGATCTCGTTGCGCAGGGCGTAGAGCACGAGGACGCCGCCGAGGTAGCGCTGGCTGTCGAAGAGGTTCACCGCGTTCGGGGCCGCGACCGGGCCCGAGTCACGGCGCCACTGGTCGCCCCGCGCGTAGGTGTTCTTCATCCGGGCCTCCATCGTGGTCAAGCCGATGGAGTCCGGCCAGCCGCGCTCGTAGCGGTAGAGCAGCCCGTAGAAGTCGGCGTGGCCCTCGTTGATCCACAGGTCGGCCCAGGTGGCCGGGGAGACCAGGTTGCCGAAGTAGGAGTGGACCAGCTCGTGCATCATGTGCGAGCCGATCTTGGACTCCTCCTGGAGGAGGTAGTTCGGCTTGTACAGGGTGAGGGTCTGGGTCTCCAGGCCGGTGAAGTCGAAGGCGTTCGGGTCGTCGGAGTTGCAGGGCAGCAGGCCGTACGTCTCGAACGGGTACGCCCCGAGCCGCTGCTCGATCCAGCTCACCAGGTTCGGTGTGAGGGCGAGCGCCGGCTCCAGGGCGGTGGCGCGGGCGGTCGGTACGACGTCCCGGAGCGGGAGTCCGTGCGGGCCGGGCCGGTCCGTGACCACGTAGTCGCCGACCGTGATCTGCACGATCTCGGTGGCGATCGGCTCCCTGGAGCGGTAGGTGTACGCGGTCCGGCCGTCGGCGAGGTTCTCGGTGCTCACGAGGCGACCGCTCGCGACGCCGCGCAGGCCCGCCGGGACGGTGATGCGGAAGGTGAAGTCCGCCTTGTCCACCGGGTGGTCGTTGCACGGGAAGACGGTGTGCGCCGAGTCCGGCTGGGGGCAGATGGCGAAGCCGTCCGGGGTGGGGACCCACGCCGTGTGCGCGAGGGTGCGGCGCGGGTCCGCCGTGTACGTCACGGCGACGGCGGTCTTCTTGCCCGCGGGCAGGCACCGGGCGGGCGTGATCCGCAGCTTCTCGTCGGCCTGCTCGAAGGCGGCCGTGCGGCCGGCCACGGTGACGGTGCGTATGTCCAGGCCGAGGGCGTCCAGGGAGAAGCGGGTGAGCTCCTGGGTGGTGGTGATCTTCAGGGTGGCCGTGGCGTCGACGAGCTTCGTCGTGGCGTCGTAGGCGAGGTCGAGGTGGTAGGCCGACACGCGGTAGCCGTCGTTGCCGAGGCTCGGGTAGACGGGGTCCCCCAACGTCTCCGGGCCGGGCGTGCCCGTGGCTGCCGGAGCCGCGTGCGCCTGGGCGCCGACGGACAGGGCCGCGGCGGTGCCGATCAGGGCGGCCGGGGCGGTCACTCTGCTGCGATATCTCATGGTCCGCTTTCGCTCGGGCGGCCGGGTGGTCAGGTCCGGCCGTCGGATGAAGTGCGATCGGAGTGCGATCGACCTGCGATCAAGGTGCGCGATCACAAGATCAGACGCTTGGGATCGCTCAGAAGATGCACAGAATCCGCGAAACCCTGCGAGGACCCCTGTCGAGCCGAGGTCGACCACGAGATATCTTGATGTCGAGCAATGTTGCAGACGTGGAGCGGAGCACCCGGTGACTGACTCGACCATCATCTATACGCACACTGACGAGGCCCCGGCCCTGGCAACGTATTCCTTCCTGCCGGTGGTCCAGGCGTACGCCTCGCAGGCGGGTGTCGCCGTGGAAACGCGGGACATCTCGCTGGCCGGCCGCATCCTCGCGGTGTTCCCGGAGTACCTCACCGAGGACCAGCGCATTCCGGACGACCTGCACGAGCTGGGCGAACTGGCCAAGACGCCCGAGGCCAACATCATCAAGCTGCCGAACGTCTCGGCGTCCATCCCGCAGCTCAAGGCCGCGGTCGCCGAGCTGCAGGCGCACGGTTACGCGCTGCCGGCCTACCCGGACGACCCGAAGACCGACGAGGAGCGGGAGATCCAGGCCCGCTATGACAAGATCAAGGGCTCCGCGGTCAACCCGGTCCTGCGTGAGGGCAACTCCGACCGCCGCGCCCCCGCCTCGGTCAAGAACTACGCCAAGACCCACCCGCACCGCATGGGCGCCTGGAGCTCCGACTCCAAGACGAACGTGGCGACGATGGGCGTCGACGACTTCCGGTCCACCGAGAAGTCCGTCGTGATCTCCGAGGCCGGTTCGCTCCGTATCGAGCTCAAGGGCGACGACGGCTCCACCACCGTCCTGCGTGAGTCCGTACCCGTTCAAGAGGGCGAGGTCGTCGACGCCTCCGTGATGCGCGTCGCCGCGCTGCGCGAGTTCCTGACCGCGCAGGTCGCCCGGGCCAAGGCGGAGGGCGTGCTGTTCTCCGTGCACCTCAAGGCCACGATGATGAAGGTCTCCGACCCGATCGTCTTCGGCCATGTGGTCCGCGCCTTCTTCCCGAAGACGTTCGCGCAGTACGGCGACAAGCTCGCCGCCGCCGGTCTGACCCCGAACGACGGTCTGGGCGGTATCTACAAGGGCCTGGAGTCCCTGCCCGAGGGCGCCGAGATCAAGGCCTCCTTCGACGCCGAGCTCGCCGAGGGCCCGGAGCTGGCGATGGTCGACTCCGACAAGGGCATCACCAACCTGCACGTGCCGTCCGACGTCATCGTCGACGCCTCCATGCCGGCCATGATCCGCACCTCCGGCCACATGTGGGGCCCGGACGGCCAGGAGGCGGACACCCTCGCGGTGCTGCCGGACTCCTCCTACGCCGGTGTCTACCAGGCGGTGATCGAGGACTGCCGCGCCAACGGCGCCTACGACCCGTCGACCATGGGCTCGGTCCCGAACGTCGGCCTCATGGCGCAGAAGGCCGAGGAGTACGGCTCCCACGACAAGACGTTCGAGATCCCGGTCACCGGCACGGTCCGCCTGGTCGACCAGAACGGCGACGCCGTCATCGAGCAGGCCGTCTCCGCCGGTGACATCTTCCGCGCCTGCCAGACGAAGGACGCGCCGATCAAGGACTGGGTGAAGCTGGCCGTCACCCGCGCACGTGCCTCCGGCGACCCGGCGGTGTTCTGGCTGGACGAGACCCGCGCGCACGACGCCAACCTGATCGCCAAGGTCAAGGCGTACCTGCCGGAGCACGACACCGAGGGCCTGGACATCCGGATCCTGAACCCGGTCGAGGCCACCAAGCTGTCGGTGGAGCGCATCCGCCGCGGCGAGAACACGATCTCGGTGACCGGCAACGTGCTGCGTGACTACCTCACCGACCTGTTCCCGATCCTGGAGCTGGGCACCAGCGCCAAGATGCTGTCGGTCGTGCCGCTGATGGCGGGCGGCGGCCTGTTCGAGACGGGCGCCGGCGGCTCCGCGCCGAAGCACGTCCAGCAGCTGGTCAAGGAGAACTACCTGCGCTGGGACTCGCTCGGCGAGTTCTTCGCGCTGGTGCCGGCCCTGGAGCACTACGCCGGCTTCACCGGG contains:
- a CDS encoding mechanosensitive ion channel family protein, producing MNRELTMHDLVIAGIAMAAGLLAAFLLRMLLRWLGKHADRTRWTGDEVIVAALRTVIPWTAIVGGAAAAAAALPLTRTVHRNVNQGLTVLLILVVTISAARMVAGLIRTVTQARSGVAGSATIFVNITRVVVLAIGCLVVLQTLGISIAPLLTALGVGGLAVALALQDTLANLFAGIHILASKTVQPGDYIRLSSGEEGYVTDINWRQTTVRNLSNNLVIIPNGQLAGTNMTNYNRPEQDLTILLQAGVAYDSDLEHVERVTMEVIAEVMTEITGAMPDHEPAVRFHTFGDSRIGFTIILGVGEFSDQFRIKHEFIKRLHKRYHEEGIRIPSPTRTVALQQGAVSIPQPRGAEIVVEPGAIPAARLD
- a CDS encoding NADP-dependent isocitrate dehydrogenase, with product MTDSTIIYTHTDEAPALATYSFLPVVQAYASQAGVAVETRDISLAGRILAVFPEYLTEDQRIPDDLHELGELAKTPEANIIKLPNVSASIPQLKAAVAELQAHGYALPAYPDDPKTDEEREIQARYDKIKGSAVNPVLREGNSDRRAPASVKNYAKTHPHRMGAWSSDSKTNVATMGVDDFRSTEKSVVISEAGSLRIELKGDDGSTTVLRESVPVQEGEVVDASVMRVAALREFLTAQVARAKAEGVLFSVHLKATMMKVSDPIVFGHVVRAFFPKTFAQYGDKLAAAGLTPNDGLGGIYKGLESLPEGAEIKASFDAELAEGPELAMVDSDKGITNLHVPSDVIVDASMPAMIRTSGHMWGPDGQEADTLAVLPDSSYAGVYQAVIEDCRANGAYDPSTMGSVPNVGLMAQKAEEYGSHDKTFEIPVTGTVRLVDQNGDAVIEQAVSAGDIFRACQTKDAPIKDWVKLAVTRARASGDPAVFWLDETRAHDANLIAKVKAYLPEHDTEGLDIRILNPVEATKLSVERIRRGENTISVTGNVLRDYLTDLFPILELGTSAKMLSVVPLMAGGGLFETGAGGSAPKHVQQLVKENYLRWDSLGEFFALVPALEHYAGFTGNSRAKVLADTLDRATATFLNEDKSPTRRVGGIDNRGSHFYLSLYWAQELAQQTDDADLAKAFAALAETLAANEQKIVGELNAVQGSPAEIGGYYQPDPAKAAAVMRPSTTWNETLASLS
- a CDS encoding M1 family metallopeptidase — its product is MRYRSRVTAPAALIGTAAALSVGAQAHAAPAATGTPGPETLGDPVYPSLGNDGYRVSAYHLDLAYDATTKLVDATATLKITTTQELTRFSLDALGLDIRTVTVAGRTAAFEQADEKLRITPARCLPAGKKTAVAVTYTADPRRTLAHTAWVPTPDGFAICPQPDSAHTVFPCNDHPVDKADFTFRITVPAGLRGVASGRLVSTENLADGRTAYTYRSREPIATEIVQITVGDYVVTDRPGPHGLPLRDVVPTARATALEPALALTPNLVSWIEQRLGAYPFETYGLLPCNSDDPNAFDFTGLETQTLTLYKPNYLLQEESKIGSHMMHELVHSYFGNLVSPATWADLWINEGHADFYGLLYRYERGWPDSIGLTTMEARMKNTYARGDQWRRDSGPVAAPNAVNLFDSQRYLGGVLVLYALRNEIGETVFNAVERAFLDRFRNSSASTDHYIAVASEVSGRDLSGFLRDWLYGTKTPRMPGHPDWTVTPPSTSLRRPENRTDGHHDNSATL
- a CDS encoding amino acid permease; translation: MSPTPAPSGVPPHDEEQRLRELGYRPVLARRMGGFGNFAISFSVISILSGCMTLYGFGMGAGGPAVMLWGWAGVGLFVLCVGLALAEVTSAYPTSGALYYMADRLGGRRWGWYTGWLNLLGLLGAIAGIDYGAALFTGAFMNLQWGFEPTPEKTFLIFMVILLLHATLNLFGVRLVSVLNSISVWWHLAGVAVIVGALAIVPDHHQSPSFVFTEFVNDTGWSNPVYVAAIGLLLAQYTFSGYDASAHLSEETSNASVSAARGIVRAIWVSWIAGFVLLAGLTFAIQDYDATRASETGVPPAQILLDGLGTDGASALLLVVIVAQLFCGNAEVAAASRMVFAFSRDRALPGSHLWRKVSSRTQTPVAAVWLSVAVACVLALPSLYSATAYGAVTAINVIGITPAYVIPVFLRLRAGDRFQPGPWNLGRWSRPIGWTAVAWVACVTVLFCLPQSSPVTVDTMNYASVALAVVLVLATVWWFVARRSYGTPTTAAYGDDREQAELAEGIV